DNA sequence from the Armigeres subalbatus isolate Guangzhou_Male chromosome 1, GZ_Asu_2, whole genome shotgun sequence genome:
TTGCTGCGATGTCATTGCCGGAGCCGATAGCCGAAGCGTTACGCCTTCCGTGTTGCCagtattaacaatatgattatCTAGTTACGTTGTAATGTACCGTAGACAAGAGTCACTGAATTCTTATGCCCCACATCTTCCCGTTTCtccataaaataaataattattatttttattttttgataaatttttcTCATCTTTAAAGAttactttattgattattttgtttgAAAGGGAAGACAAAACTTAGGATAAAAACTAGTGAACATTTTTACAGTACCCGAAAACGCATAGGAGTCAGAAAATTATTGATGGCCTTACTGCTGAACCTCCTGAAAACAATAACGTAAAATTTATGAATTATACGCGGATGTACATAGCGTTTTTAAAGGTTAGATTTAATCTAATTATCTATTTAGAAAAGGCAATAGTTTTATAAAAGTGATCTCACCTCCTTTTCGATAGCTCGGACATATCCCTGCAAGTACGACGGCGCTTTTCTTTCTCTGCTCGGACGCACAGGCGCGACAGTACGATGATTCTCTGGTTCATTATTGTACGTAGATAATTTCTGCGAAATATCCGCCCATTCGGAAACCTTCTTCGTCTGGGAGACGTGTCGTTTTAGGATTCCTCCGTCTTCATCTGTCAACAGCATATTTCCATTTTTCTCTTCCAGGACAGTGTACCTTTTTTCTCCAAATCTTGCTTCTCCCTTCGATCGCGACTGTTTTTCAACAATAACCACGTCCCCCGGCTTGACTCGACACACTCGTGCAGACCTTCGCTGATCTTCTCGTTGCTTTGCTTGTATTTTTGCTTCTCGATCCCTCTTGTTCAATAAATTTTCATCGTGGTCCACTTTCTCCAAATTCACCAGCGGAAGACCCCTTCTAATTTTTCGCCCGAGCATGATTTCTTCTGGGGGAAACTTGGTGACAGCGTGAGCGGCAGCGTTGTGAGAACGAACGGCGGCTTGCAATTCATTATTGTAATTTGTTCCACTAGACACGGATGCGGCCATGGCTTTGtttataattttcatataattttCCACGAGTCCATTTTGTTGTGGGTACAATGGCGTGGAAAAAATTGTTCTTATACTCCTCTCAGAGCAGTAGTGTTTGTAATCATCCCCATTGAACGGAGGACCGTTATCGCTTTTAATGTTGTTAGGGAATCCATGCCTATCGAATACGTCTTCTAAAACGAATTTTGTATGTTCGAAACTAGTAGACTTGGTAGGACGAGCGATTAAATATCTAGATCTGTAATCAACTATAACCAGGACATAGATCCCGCCATACCTGGCATATGGTCCATTGAAGTCTATGGCGATGGTATCCCAAACCGATTTGGGA
Encoded proteins:
- the LOC134208235 gene encoding uncharacterized protein K02A2.6-like isoform X2, producing MDHMPEDVFDRHGFPNNIKSDNGPPFNGDDYKHYCSERSIRTIFSTPLYPQQNGLVENYMKIINKAMAASVSSGTNYNNELQAAVRSHNAAAHAVTKFPPEEIMLGRKIRRGLPLVNLEKVDHDENLLNKRDREAKIQAKQREDQRRSARVCRVKPGDVVIVEKQSRSKGEARFGEKRYTVLEEKNGNMLLTDEDGGILKRHVSQTKKVSEWADISQKLSTYNNEPENHRTVAPVRPSRERKAPSYLQGYVRAIEKEEVQQ
- the LOC134208235 gene encoding uncharacterized protein K02A2.6-like isoform X1; translation: MTALSTGEWTDELKRFQQVADDLYVKNDLVIKKGCIVIPDKLRNKTLEIAHSGHPLTAKLKSILRERVWWPGMGKDAEKWVASCRICAINGKPEKPTPMERIFAPKSVWDTIAIDFNGPYARYGGIYVLVIVDYRSRYLIARPTKSTSFEHTKFVLEDVFDRHGFPNNIKSDNGPPFNGDDYKHYCSERSIRTIFSTPLYPQQNGLVENYMKIINKAMAASVSSGTNYNNELQAAVRSHNAAAHAVTKFPPEEIMLGRKIRRGLPLVNLEKVDHDENLLNKRDREAKIQAKQREDQRRSARVCRVKPGDVVIVEKQSRSKGEARFGEKRYTVLEEKNGNMLLTDEDGGILKRHVSQTKKVSEWADISQKLSTYNNEPENHRTVAPVRPSRERKAPSYLQGYVRAIEKEEVQQ